Proteins encoded within one genomic window of Flavobacterium oreochromis:
- a CDS encoding IS256 family transposase, which produces MIDKEDLLNNKDFFKSFKNGEDLSSFFKQMHKRAVEHMLNAELDAHLDTEKHQKTSDGNYRNGHGTKKIKTSFGEDQIKVPRDREGSFEPVLVPKRHNIIDGLENVIISFYAKGMSVSDIEEQIKEMYNFDISTSTISRITNAVASEIVTWQNRPLDEVYLIVWMDGIVFKVRENSKVINKTIYLAVGLNHEGRKEVLGMWLGKNESSSFWMSVLTDLKARGVEDILITATDNLNGFTQTIRSVFPESQTQICVVHQIRNACRYVVWKDKKQFTTDMKLVYTAPTKQAAELALEDFAQKWESKYGYAIKSWRENWDELTIFFDFPLEIRKIIYTTNLIENLNGKIRKYTKNKMSFPTDEAVIKSVYLALKEATKKWSMPIQNWGIVLNQFNLIFEKRLRL; this is translated from the coding sequence ATGATAGACAAAGAAGACTTATTAAACAACAAGGATTTTTTTAAATCCTTTAAAAATGGAGAAGATTTATCTTCCTTTTTTAAGCAAATGCATAAACGAGCAGTAGAACACATGCTCAATGCCGAACTAGATGCTCACTTAGATACCGAAAAACATCAAAAAACCTCTGACGGCAATTATCGTAATGGTCATGGAACCAAGAAGATTAAGACTTCCTTTGGAGAAGATCAAATTAAAGTCCCAAGAGATAGAGAAGGTAGTTTTGAACCTGTTTTAGTCCCTAAAAGACATAATATTATTGATGGTTTAGAGAATGTTATCATTTCATTTTATGCTAAAGGAATGAGTGTTAGTGATATTGAAGAGCAAATCAAAGAAATGTATAATTTTGACATTTCAACTTCTACCATTTCAAGAATTACTAATGCAGTAGCAAGTGAGATAGTAACCTGGCAAAACAGACCATTAGATGAAGTTTACTTAATTGTTTGGATGGATGGAATTGTTTTCAAAGTTCGTGAAAACTCAAAAGTAATCAATAAAACTATCTATTTAGCAGTAGGACTTAATCATGAAGGACGAAAAGAAGTTCTTGGTATGTGGTTAGGTAAGAATGAAAGTTCAAGCTTCTGGATGAGTGTTTTAACCGATTTAAAAGCCCGCGGAGTGGAAGATATTTTAATAACGGCTACCGATAATTTAAACGGATTTACTCAAACCATACGTTCTGTTTTTCCTGAATCACAAACACAGATTTGTGTGGTTCACCAAATAAGAAATGCTTGTAGATATGTCGTATGGAAAGATAAAAAGCAATTTACAACCGACATGAAACTAGTCTATACAGCACCAACAAAACAAGCCGCCGAGTTAGCTCTAGAAGATTTTGCTCAAAAATGGGAATCTAAATATGGATATGCTATCAAATCTTGGAGGGAAAATTGGGACGAATTAACCATCTTTTTTGACTTCCCGTTAGAAATCCGCAAAATTATTTATACCACAAATTTAATTGAAAATCTTAATGGGAAAATTCGCAAGTACACCAAAAACAAAATGTCGTTTCCAACAGATGAGGCGGTAATAAAATCGGTTTACCTTGCCTTAAAAGAAGCAACTAAAAAATGGTCGATGCCAATACAAAATTGGGGTATTGTTTTAAACCAATTTAATCTTATATTTGAAAAAAGGCTCAGATTATAA
- a CDS encoding type I restriction enzyme HsdR N-terminal domain-containing protein → MIIECKNWKENLSVHGSQLFRYFHVSKTRFALLTNGIQYQFFTDLDEKNKMDEKPFFEFDISNLKDSAINEIAKFHKSNFDVNKILDNASTLKFIKEIRKQIDVEIGNPTPEFVRLFASRVYNGRLTEKVMEEFTELVQKAFGQLIGEKINERLHFALNKEVIIQEKDQIEEVEKNKIYTSEEELDAYRIVVAILRRKLPTHRIVYRDTQSYFGILLDDNNRKPLCRLHLNGNKKYIGLFNSDKNENRKPITSIDDIYNFEMELLDTVSLYEMVEI, encoded by the coding sequence ATGATAATTGAGTGTAAAAATTGGAAAGAAAATCTTTCTGTACACGGTTCTCAATTATTTAGATATTTTCACGTAAGTAAAACTCGTTTTGCACTATTAACTAATGGAATTCAATATCAGTTTTTTACCGATTTGGACGAAAAAAACAAAATGGATGAAAAGCCATTTTTTGAATTTGATATTTCTAATTTAAAAGACAGTGCCATAAATGAAATAGCTAAATTCCATAAATCTAATTTTGATGTCAACAAAATCCTTGACAATGCAAGTACATTAAAATTTATCAAGGAAATTAGAAAACAAATAGATGTAGAAATTGGCAATCCTACTCCCGAATTTGTTCGCCTTTTCGCCTCAAGAGTTTATAATGGCAGACTAACCGAAAAAGTGATGGAAGAATTTACGGAATTAGTACAAAAAGCCTTTGGACAATTAATTGGAGAAAAAATAAATGAAAGGTTGCATTTTGCTCTTAATAAAGAAGTTATTATCCAAGAAAAAGATCAAATAGAAGAAGTTGAGAAAAATAAAATATATACTTCTGAAGAAGAACTTGATGCCTATCGTATAGTAGTAGCTATTTTAAGAAGAAAATTGCCTACACATCGAATAGTTTATAGAGACACTCAATCTTATTTTGGAATCTTATTGGATGATAATAATCGTAAGCCTCTATGTCGTTTACATCTTAATGGAAATAAGAAGTATATAGGACTGTTTAATAGTGATAAAAATGAAAATAGAAAACCTATAACATCTATTGATGATATTTACAATTTTGAGATGGAGTTATTGGATACTGTTAGTTTGTACGAAATGGTCGAAATTTGA
- the yidD gene encoding membrane protein insertion efficiency factor YidD has translation MKYLILLIIRVYWITKPKHSKPKCIFKKSCSKYVYEETFRHGFLKGLKAFYFRYKNCRNGFEVFKNPITNNIQMLLPSGNLIEEKK, from the coding sequence ATGAAGTACTTAATTCTTTTAATCATCCGTGTGTATTGGATTACTAAACCAAAGCATAGTAAACCTAAATGTATCTTCAAAAAATCTTGTTCAAAGTATGTGTATGAAGAAACTTTTAGGCACGGATTTTTAAAAGGATTGAAGGCATTCTATTTCAGATACAAAAATTGCCGAAATGGATTTGAAGTTTTTAAAAATCCAATCACAAATAATATTCAAATGCTACTTCCTTCTGGAAATCTAATTGAAGAAAAGAAATAG
- a CDS encoding response regulator codes for MFKKVLVVDDIDLNNIATEQALKKLHISVVEYVKYCDDALLKFKKAQNEKAPYDLLITDLSFKADHRDAKLTSGEQLIAEIKKSFPLTKIIAFSIDDRPHRIKRLMNEQNIEAYVLKHRNTANELLTAINKIWEGKEKYLSPSLQLVLQDKSTAEIDDYDIQLLTQLALGIPQENMEAKFKQLGISPNSKSTIEKRIAKLKDYFQANNTIHLVAIAKDMGIV; via the coding sequence ATGTTTAAAAAAGTACTAGTAGTTGACGATATTGATTTAAATAATATTGCAACCGAACAAGCATTGAAAAAATTACATATTTCAGTCGTAGAATATGTGAAATATTGTGATGATGCACTATTGAAATTTAAAAAAGCACAAAATGAAAAAGCTCCTTACGATTTATTAATTACCGATTTATCCTTTAAAGCAGATCATCGAGATGCTAAATTAACGTCAGGAGAACAATTAATTGCAGAAATAAAAAAGTCATTTCCTCTAACTAAGATTATTGCTTTTTCAATTGATGATAGACCACATCGTATTAAGAGATTAATGAATGAGCAAAATATAGAAGCCTATGTTTTAAAGCACCGGAACACCGCTAATGAACTTTTAACTGCTATTAATAAAATATGGGAAGGCAAAGAAAAATATTTATCTCCTTCTTTACAATTAGTTCTCCAAGATAAATCAACTGCCGAAATTGATGATTATGACATTCAGTTGTTAACACAATTAGCACTAGGAATCCCTCAAGAAAATATGGAGGCAAAATTCAAACAATTAGGTATTTCCCCTAATAGCAAAAGTACCATCGAAAAACGTATTGCCAAGCTTAAAGATTATTTTCAAGCTAACAACACCATTCACTTAGTGGCTATCGCAAAGGATATGGGCATAGTTTAA
- a CDS encoding tetratricopeptide repeat protein has protein sequence MSHSPFFLLLLVLFLGCKEHNSKTIEKVKKNAIALKFQSKGDYNYNQKKFDSAFYYYNRAKNIFENDNTINHVTYCSIQMASIQQVYDDFFGSETTLIEILPYLNRDNSYRSAVNNLLGIAAKEMKNYDQALDYYSKTYQLADDSITKVVALNNIANVNIQTGNYTRAVAILESFINEKFLDAFPLRKAIYIDNLGYAYFKKNEIKKEKS, from the coding sequence ATGAGTCATTCCCCGTTTTTTTTATTATTACTAGTTCTATTTTTGGGCTGTAAAGAGCATAATTCTAAAACGATAGAAAAAGTTAAAAAAAATGCAATAGCTCTTAAGTTTCAAAGTAAAGGTGATTATAATTATAATCAAAAAAAATTTGATAGTGCATTTTATTATTATAATAGAGCTAAGAACATATTTGAAAATGATAATACTATCAATCATGTTACTTATTGTAGTATTCAAATGGCTAGTATTCAGCAAGTATATGATGATTTTTTTGGGAGTGAAACAACGCTTATTGAAATTTTACCTTATTTGAATAGAGATAATTCTTATAGATCTGCTGTAAATAATTTATTAGGTATTGCAGCTAAAGAAATGAAGAATTATGATCAAGCTTTAGATTACTATAGTAAAACATACCAGTTAGCTGATGATTCAATTACTAAGGTTGTGGCTTTAAATAACATTGCAAATGTTAATATTCAAACGGGTAATTATACAAGAGCTGTGGCAATATTAGAGTCATTTATAAATGAAAAATTTTTAGACGCATTTCCTTTAAGGAAAGCAATATACATAGATAATTTAGGTTATGCTTATTTTAAAAAAAATGAAATAAAAAAGGAGAAAAGTTAA
- a CDS encoding serine hydrolase domain-containing protein → MPITGNTPLHIASVSKVLTATATLLLIDSNLLKLDQKVNTILKDFPYDDITIRMLLNHRSGLRNYSYFIEDKGVWERGKILHNSDLVSVMKNGKIGLEFKPDARFSYCNTNYALLALIIEKISKMDYRTAMNKMIFQPLGMKNTYVFDLTKHADTASCSYKGNYIKYPLNHLDDIYGDKNIYSTARDLLKFDRATYNSDFLNKKLLAEVYKGYSYEARGIRNYGLGIRLLEWKDGKQMFYHNGWWHGNTSAYITLKKEKVTLIALSNKYTRKAYYLKLATGLFGDYPFHIHKKGDELVE, encoded by the coding sequence ATACCTATTACAGGTAATACACCTCTTCATATAGCCTCTGTTAGTAAAGTCTTAACAGCTACGGCAACACTTTTGTTGATAGATTCTAACCTTTTGAAGTTAGATCAAAAAGTAAATACCATTTTAAAAGATTTTCCATATGATGATATAACAATTCGAATGTTGTTAAATCATAGAAGTGGTTTGAGAAATTACAGTTACTTTATAGAAGATAAAGGCGTTTGGGAGAGAGGTAAAATATTACATAATAGTGATTTAGTTTCAGTTATGAAAAATGGGAAAATAGGTTTAGAATTCAAGCCTGATGCTCGTTTTAGTTATTGTAATACCAACTATGCGTTATTAGCACTAATTATAGAGAAAATTTCTAAAATGGATTATCGAACAGCTATGAATAAAATGATTTTTCAGCCATTAGGTATGAAAAACACCTATGTTTTTGATTTAACTAAACATGCTGATACCGCTAGTTGCTCATATAAAGGAAATTATATAAAATACCCTTTAAATCATTTAGATGATATTTATGGAGATAAAAATATATATTCTACAGCCCGAGATTTGTTGAAATTTGATAGGGCTACCTATAATTCTGATTTTTTGAATAAGAAATTACTAGCCGAAGTTTATAAAGGGTATAGTTATGAAGCAAGAGGAATTCGTAATTATGGTTTAGGAATTCGATTATTGGAATGGAAAGATGGTAAACAAATGTTTTATCATAATGGATGGTGGCACGGTAATACTTCTGCTTATATAACATTGAAAAAAGAAAAAGTAACCTTAATCGCTTTGTCAAATAAATATACACGTAAAGCTTATTATTTAAAATTGGCAACAGGTCTTTTTGGAGATTATCCTTTTCATATACATAAAAAAGGAGATGAATTAGTAGAGTGA
- a CDS encoding NAD(P)-dependent oxidoreductase, which translates to MKFGIIKERKNPPDRRVVFSPQELLKVKATFPEANFEVETSDIRVFKDEEYSSLGISIDTDLTDCDILIGVKEVPVEALIPNKTYFFFSHTIKKQPYNRNLLIACLEKNIRLIDHETIVDSNNKRLIGFGRYAGIVGAYNGIRAFGLKYDLYNIAKAETLKDQQDLIERLKRITLPPIKIVLTGHGKVGLGAKEMLDAMKMKKVSIEDFLNKSYDRPVYTHIDLEDYNSRKDGNPFDKKDFYTHPEEYESNFERFTKVADIFMAGHFYGNNAPYILTREMLKAPDNKIKVVADISCDVDGPIACTLRASTIAEPIYGYLPNEHREIHFEDPRAIAVMAVDNLPCELPKDASEGFGKTFFEHVIPSFYNNDADQILERATICKNGKLTPKFEYLQNYIEGKE; encoded by the coding sequence ATGAAATTTGGCATTATCAAAGAGAGGAAAAACCCACCTGATAGACGTGTTGTTTTTTCACCACAAGAATTACTTAAAGTTAAAGCAACCTTTCCAGAAGCCAATTTTGAAGTTGAAACTTCTGATATTCGTGTATTTAAAGACGAAGAATACAGTAGCTTAGGAATTTCGATAGATACAGATTTAACGGATTGCGATATTCTAATAGGCGTAAAAGAAGTACCTGTAGAAGCTTTAATACCTAACAAGACTTATTTCTTTTTTTCGCATACTATAAAAAAGCAACCTTACAACCGTAATTTATTAATTGCTTGTTTAGAAAAAAACATCCGATTAATAGACCATGAAACAATAGTAGATAGTAACAATAAACGCCTAATTGGTTTTGGACGTTATGCAGGAATAGTAGGTGCTTATAATGGAATTAGAGCTTTTGGCTTAAAGTATGATTTATACAATATTGCAAAAGCAGAAACTTTAAAAGATCAACAGGATTTAATAGAACGATTAAAAAGAATTACTCTCCCTCCTATTAAAATAGTTTTAACCGGACACGGTAAAGTAGGTTTAGGAGCAAAAGAAATGCTTGATGCTATGAAAATGAAAAAAGTTAGCATTGAAGATTTCTTAAACAAGTCATATGACCGACCTGTATATACCCATATAGATTTAGAAGACTATAACAGCAGAAAAGACGGAAACCCTTTTGACAAAAAAGATTTTTATACTCATCCTGAAGAATACGAATCTAATTTTGAACGTTTCACTAAAGTAGCGGATATCTTTATGGCTGGACATTTTTACGGCAACAATGCCCCTTATATACTTACAAGAGAGATGCTAAAAGCACCTGATAATAAAATAAAGGTAGTTGCTGACATCTCATGTGATGTAGATGGCCCTATAGCTTGCACCCTTAGAGCTTCAACAATTGCAGAACCTATTTATGGTTATCTTCCAAACGAACATCGTGAAATTCACTTTGAAGACCCACGTGCTATAGCCGTAATGGCCGTTGACAATCTTCCTTGCGAACTTCCTAAAGACGCTAGCGAGGGATTTGGAAAAACATTCTTCGAACATGTTATACCATCATTTTACAATAATGATGCAGACCAAATATTAGAAAGAGCAACTATTTGCAAAAATGGCAAGCTAACTCCTAAATTTGAATACTTACAAAATTACATAGAAGGCAAAGAATAA
- a CDS encoding histidine decarboxylase produces the protein MSNPNLKVSQQLQQLLSQVEDRTKYFLGYPVSKDFDYSELLPFLQFPMNNLGDPFVKSTYQVDSREMEREVVHFFAKLFRANPDNVWGYVTNGGSEGNLYGLYVARELYPNAMVYFSEDTHYSIQKNVTLLNMEYVIVRSQENGEIDYNDLKEAIRYNRHRPVVVVANIGTTMTEAKDHIPTIKQIVADMAIEKYYVHADAALAGGFAPFVEPRPAFDFVDGCDSISVSGHKFIGSPMPSGVVVVKKKIEIE, from the coding sequence ATGAGTAATCCCAATTTAAAAGTCTCTCAGCAGTTACAACAATTATTATCTCAAGTAGAAGATCGTACAAAGTATTTCTTAGGGTATCCTGTTTCTAAAGATTTCGATTATTCTGAATTACTTCCCTTTTTGCAATTTCCAATGAATAACCTAGGAGATCCATTTGTGAAATCAACTTATCAAGTAGATTCGCGTGAGATGGAACGAGAAGTAGTGCATTTTTTTGCGAAACTTTTTAGAGCAAATCCAGATAACGTTTGGGGATATGTAACTAATGGCGGATCAGAAGGAAACTTATATGGATTGTATGTGGCTAGAGAATTGTATCCTAATGCTATGGTTTATTTTTCAGAAGATACACATTATAGTATTCAGAAAAATGTAACCCTTCTTAATATGGAATATGTTATAGTTCGTTCACAAGAAAATGGTGAAATAGACTATAATGATTTAAAAGAAGCTATTCGTTATAATAGACACCGTCCGGTAGTAGTCGTGGCAAATATTGGTACTACAATGACAGAAGCTAAAGATCATATTCCAACAATCAAGCAGATAGTTGCTGACATGGCTATTGAAAAGTATTATGTGCATGCTGATGCTGCTTTAGCAGGTGGATTTGCACCCTTTGTGGAGCCTCGTCCTGCTTTTGATTTTGTAGATGGTTGTGATAGTATTTCTGTAAGTGGTCATAAATTTATAGGATCACCTATGCCATCAGGAGTGGTAGTCGTAAAAAAGAAAATCGAGATAGAATAG
- the serA gene encoding phosphoglycerate dehydrogenase, which translates to MNTTKTFIFDFDSTFIQVEALDELSVIVHGKTNAAQKILSAIQEITNLGMEGKITLKESLFKRIQLLQAHRDHLEELIKELKGKISTSVIRNKNFFKLHKEEVYIISNGFKEIIVPIVQEFGIKPQNVLANTFEFDHQGNIVGFDQKDELCENKGKALKIQSLNFEGEVIMIGDGYTDYQTLQYGVVSKFYAFTENVRRQVVLDLAEKIAPSLDEILYDLSYKASVSYPKNRIQVLLLENIHPDAVAQFEKEGYQVTSLKGSLSEEELSEQIKDVSILGIRSKTIVTEQVLKNANKLHAIGTFCIGTNQVDLQVCSQKGIAVFNAPYSNTRSVVELAIGEMIMLMRATFEKSQKMHQGIWDKSANGSVEIRGKKLGIVGYGSIGSQLSILAEALGMQVYFYDVVDKLALGNAKKCASLQELLALADVISLHVDGRENNQQLIAANEFNLMKNGVVFLNLSRGHIVDMDALITNLDNGKIKGTAIDVFPYEPKNNDEIFVSALRGRHNVILTPHIGGSTEEAQHDIGHYVSGKIIQYINTGTTFGSVNLPEIQLPEFDNAHRVMHIHENVKGILAQINTILSNANCNILGQYLKTNEQIGYVITDIDSFYDPDLEKQLKMIPNTIRYRILY; encoded by the coding sequence ATGAACACAACGAAAACATTTATTTTTGATTTTGATAGCACTTTCATTCAGGTAGAAGCCTTAGATGAATTGTCAGTCATTGTGCATGGAAAAACTAATGCAGCACAAAAAATCTTATCTGCTATACAAGAAATTACAAATCTTGGTATGGAAGGAAAAATTACCCTTAAAGAATCTTTATTTAAAAGAATTCAATTGTTACAAGCACATCGAGACCATTTAGAAGAATTAATTAAAGAACTAAAAGGTAAAATATCAACATCTGTTATTCGTAATAAAAATTTTTTTAAACTTCATAAAGAAGAAGTATATATAATCTCAAATGGATTTAAAGAAATCATAGTGCCCATTGTTCAAGAGTTTGGTATAAAACCTCAAAATGTACTAGCAAATACATTTGAGTTTGATCATCAGGGAAATATAGTAGGATTTGATCAAAAAGATGAATTGTGTGAAAATAAAGGAAAAGCCCTAAAAATACAATCTTTAAATTTTGAAGGAGAAGTTATCATGATTGGTGATGGTTATACAGATTATCAAACTTTACAATATGGCGTTGTTTCAAAGTTTTATGCGTTTACAGAAAATGTACGTCGACAAGTTGTTTTAGATTTAGCAGAAAAAATAGCACCATCATTAGACGAAATTTTATATGACTTATCTTATAAAGCATCTGTATCATACCCTAAAAACAGAATACAAGTTCTACTTTTAGAAAATATTCATCCAGATGCAGTTGCTCAATTTGAAAAAGAAGGTTATCAAGTAACTAGTTTAAAAGGCTCGTTATCAGAAGAAGAACTGTCTGAACAGATAAAGGACGTGTCTATATTAGGAATTCGATCTAAAACAATAGTTACTGAGCAAGTATTAAAAAATGCTAATAAATTACATGCAATTGGCACCTTCTGCATAGGTACAAATCAAGTAGACCTACAAGTCTGTAGTCAAAAAGGAATAGCCGTTTTTAATGCTCCTTATAGTAATACACGTTCAGTAGTAGAATTAGCTATAGGTGAAATGATTATGTTAATGCGAGCTACGTTTGAAAAAAGTCAAAAAATGCACCAGGGTATTTGGGATAAATCAGCCAATGGGAGTGTAGAAATTAGAGGAAAAAAACTAGGTATCGTAGGTTATGGTAGTATTGGCTCGCAACTTTCTATCCTAGCCGAGGCATTAGGAATGCAAGTGTATTTTTATGATGTAGTAGATAAACTAGCTTTAGGGAATGCTAAAAAATGCGCATCCTTACAAGAATTATTAGCTCTAGCAGATGTTATTTCTTTGCATGTTGATGGGAGGGAAAATAATCAACAATTGATTGCTGCAAACGAATTTAATTTGATGAAAAATGGAGTAGTCTTCTTAAATTTGTCCCGTGGACATATAGTGGATATGGATGCCCTAATTACTAATTTAGATAATGGTAAAATAAAAGGGACAGCTATAGACGTATTTCCGTATGAGCCTAAAAATAATGATGAGATTTTTGTTTCAGCTTTACGAGGTAGACATAATGTTATTTTAACACCTCATATAGGAGGAAGTACTGAAGAAGCACAGCATGATATAGGACATTACGTGTCTGGAAAAATTATACAATATATTAATACAGGTACTACTTTTGGAAGTGTTAACCTTCCAGAGATTCAATTGCCTGAATTTGATAATGCCCATCGAGTAATGCACATACATGAAAATGTGAAAGGAATATTAGCTCAAATTAATACAATATTATCCAATGCAAATTGTAATATTTTAGGGCAATATTTAAAAACAAATGAACAAATAGGTTATGTAATTACTGATATAGATAGTTTTTACGATCCAGATTTAGAAAAACAATTAAAAATGATTCCCAATACAATACGCTATAGAATTTTGTATTAA